The following coding sequences lie in one Apium graveolens cultivar Ventura chromosome 1, ASM990537v1, whole genome shotgun sequence genomic window:
- the LOC141663894 gene encoding glutathione S-transferase DHAR2-like: MSVEICVKAAAGSPDVLGDCPFSQRIILTLEEKEVPYKMHLIDFSNKPQWLLDEYQGKVPLIRFGEDGKWIADSDVIVGLLEERYPVPSLAIPAQFTSVGSKIFSSFVKFLTSKDASDGSEQALVDELKALDEHLKAHGPYVNGENICAVDLSLAPKLYHMEVALGHYKGWTTPTTLTNLLNYMKLLLARRSFEKTKAKKEHVIAGWEPKVNE, from the exons ATGTCTGTTGAAATTTGTGTCAAGGCTGCTGCAGGTTCCCCTGATGTTCTGGGAGACT GTCCATTTAGCCAAAGGATAATTCTTACTTTAGAAGAAAAAGAAGTTCCTTATAAGATGCATTTGATTGATTTTAGTAACAAACCTCAATG GCTATTAGATGAATACCAAGGAAAGGTGCCATTGATAAGATTTGGGGAAGATGGAAAATGGATAGCTGATTCAGATGTCATTGTTGGCCTTCTTGAAGAAAGATACCCTGTTCCTTCTCTTGCTATTCCTGCTCAGTTTACCTCTGT AGGATCAAAGATATTTTCTTCGTTCGTTAAATTTTTGACGAGTAAAGATGCCAGTGATGGGTCAGAGCAGGCTTTGGTTGATGAATTGAAGGCCCTTGATGAACACCTTAAGGCACAT GGGCCATATGTAAATGGTGAAAACATCTGCGCAGTTGATTTGAGTTTGGCACCAAAGCTGTACCATATGGAGGTGGCTCTTGGACATTACAAGGGTTGGACTACACCCACAACCTTGACTAATCTGCTCAACTACATGAAG TTGCTCTTGGCAAGGAGGTCTTTTGAGAAGACCAAGGCGAAAAAAGAACATGTCATTGCTGGATGGGAACCTAAAGTTAATGAGTGA
- the LOC141719790 gene encoding uncharacterized protein LOC141719790, translating to MGDSSTSYIHMVQHMIEKCLIFHMTKEDCMEALKKHANIEPVITSTVWKELEKENKEFFDAYSQSQNKSDRMSESETDEMIQKMISDHRSQNSKGDQSKDSDD from the exons ATGGGTGACTCTTCAACTTCGTACATACATATG GTACAACATATGATCGAGAAGTGTTTGATCTTCCACATGACAAAAGAAGACTGCATGGAAGCCCTAAAAAAACATGCAAACATTGAACCTGTCATAACTTCCACTG TGTGGAAGGAGCTGGAGAAGGAAAACAAGGAGTTCTTTGATGCTTATTCTCAATCTCAGAACAAATCAGATCGAATGTCGGAATCAGAAACAGACGAGATGATTCAGAAGATGATATCTGATCATCGGTCTCAGAATTCGAAAGGCGATCAGTCCAAAGATTCCGATGACTGA